The following proteins come from a genomic window of Lolium rigidum isolate FL_2022 chromosome 5, APGP_CSIRO_Lrig_0.1, whole genome shotgun sequence:
- the LOC124655343 gene encoding peroxisome biogenesis protein 3-1-like, whose translation MLQLSSAPGKGFWARHRWKMLLSLGVAGAGYAAYRFYDAHQKQLVRVEQRQLEEQAADELVKNQLQAHFENVQRISDTTTLPFAMHYLRSRIIEELDISHLTERLLQGKGGDSTALTPKEKLDTWERIKILSFTRTVSSLWAMTLLSLYVRVQVTILGRHLYLDFARGTDGAQLQAESDTFSRNGHKDFLATADYLATYGITALIMQMQHAATEILKEKQLKDPMTMDQVLQTMLKISDQFMSLCDDNSWINYLVPENANRYAQLMAVSSSGFDDSSLVMDVRKLDQLMTETRIVLASDDFRNIMHMSLRKVADLVIEDLGTQVGATIPPSGLPLAKLLARVAQLSSALLEEPSKNKHIQTIRSMPEVDLFYTFLYANMPPQT comes from the exons ATGCTCCAGCTGAGCTCCGCCCCCGGCAAGGGGTTCTGGGCGCGGCACCGGTGGAAGATGCTGCTCTCGCTcggcgtcgccggcgccggctaCGCGGCCTACCGCTTCTACGACGCGCACCAGAAGCAGCTCGTCCGCGTCGAGCAGCGCCAGCTCGAGGAGCAAGCCGCCGACGAGCTCGTCAAGAACCA GTTGCAAGCCCACTTCGAGAACGTGCAGAGGATctcggacacgaccacgctgccttTCGCCATGCACTACCTCCGCTCGCGGATAATTGAGGAGCTGGACATCTCACACTTGACCGAGAGGCTGCTGCAAGGGAAGGGGGGAGATTCCACCGCGCTGACGCCGAAGGAGAAGCTCGACACCTGGGAGAGGATTAAAATTCTGA GTTTCACAAGGACAGTGTCTTCATTGTGGGCGATGACATTGCTGAGCTTATATGTTAGAGTCCAGGTCACCATATTAGGCAGACATCTCTATTTGGACTTTGCTCGCGGTACAGATGGTGCACAATTACAG GCTGAATCTGACACTTTTAGCAGAAACGGGCATAAAGACTTCCTTGCAACTGCTGACTACCTCGCAACATATGGTATCACTGCATTGATCATGCAAATGCAACATGCTGCAACTGAAATCTTGAAAGA GAAGCAATTGAAAGATCCCATGACCATGGACCAAGTATTACAAACGATGTTAAAGATATCGGACCAGTTCATGAGTCTTTGTGATGATAACTCATGGATAAACTACCTTGTACCTGAGAATGCCAATCGTTATGCACAGTTGATGGCTGTGTCCAGTAGTGGCTTTGATGACTCATCTCTTGTAATGGATGTTAGAAAGCTTGACCAGCTGATGACTGAGACACGCATAGTGTTGGCAAG CGATGATTTCAGAAATATCATGCACATGTCACTGAGGAAGGTAGCTGATCTGGTGATTGAGGACTTGGGTACACAGGTCGGAGCCACGATTCCCCCATCAGGACTTCCCTTGGCGAAGCTCTTGGCCCGAGTAGCTCAACTGAGTTCAGCATTGCTCGAGGAACCAAGCAAGAACAAGCACATCCAGACCATCCGGAGTATGCCGGAGGTGGACCTTTTCTACACATTCCTCTACGCCAACATGCCACCACAAACATGA
- the LOC124655610 gene encoding uncharacterized protein LOC124655610 produces MDAATDLARSRSRRRRRADRSASPPPATANESGAGPEYDLSEPTMAEKLAALNLPSDDVDGDAEEEQATAAAVVPPSADSVHVLLKQALRADDRAALLGCLCNRDGKVIVKSVSLLTPADAVKLLKSLILLMQSRGSVLACLLPWLQSLLSRHMSSIVSQESSLVLLNSLYQLIDARTSTFSSSLKLSTCLDYHFSEIGDDESDEEEGAPVIIYEDKDSDDEESEVDDDDAMETEEKETDEEESEVDDM; encoded by the exons ATGGACGCAGCCACGGACCTCGCGCGCTCGCGCTCGCGCCGGCGCCGACGAGCCGACCGTTCCGCCTCTCCCCCACCAG CCACGGCCAACGAGAGCGGCGCCGGTCCGGAGTACGACCTGAGCGAGCCGACCATGGCGGAGAAGCTCGCGGCTCTGAACCTGCCCTCCGACGACGTGGACGGCGACGCCGAGGAGGAGCAGGCGACAGCAGCCGCGGTGGTGCCGCCCAGCGCGGACTCGGTCCACGTCCTGCTCAAGCAGGCTCTCAGGGCCGACGACCGCGCCGCGCTGCTCGGCTGCCTCTGCAACAGGGACGGCAAG GTTATCGTGAAGTCGGTATCGCTTCTGACGCCAGCGGACGCTGTGAAGCTTCTCAAGTCCTTGATACTGCTTATGCAATCTAG GGGTTCGGTATTGGCCTGCTTGCTTCCATGGCTACAGTCTTTGCTAAGTCGACACATGAGCAGCATAGTATCTCAGGAGTCCTCTCTGGTGCTGCTCAACTCGCTCTATCAA TTGATTGATGCAAGAACATCTACCTTCTCATCGTCACTCAAACTGTCTACCTGCCTAGATTACCATTTTAGCGAG ATCGGTGATGATGAATCTGACGAGGAAGAGGGGGCCCCGGTGATAATCTACGAGGACAAGGACTCTGATGATGAAGAGTCTGAagtcgatgatgatgatgctatgGAAACTGAGGAGAAGGAGACAGACGAGGAAGAATCTGAGGTTGATGATATGTAG
- the LOC124653628 gene encoding bifunctional dihydrofolate reductase-thymidylate synthase-like: MAAALENGDSQNSLQRNYQVVVAATRDMGIGKDGVLPWRLPGDLKFFKELTLTTADPAKKNAVIMGRKTWESIPLEARPLPGRLNVILTRSGSFDFATAENVVICGSMNSALELLASTPYCLSIEKVFLIGGGQILRDSLNGPACEAIHLTDIQSNIECDTFIPPVDFSVFQPWCSSFPVVESNIRHSFVTYVRVRKSVLESHDSIGKESTENDIKSSKFEIENFSFLPKMIFERHEEYYYLNLVEDIMRRGAQKGDRTGTGTLSKFGCQMRFNLRKSFPLLTTKRVFWRGVLEELLWFISGSTNAKVLQEKGIHIWDGNASREYLDSVGLANREEGDLGPVYGFQWRHFGAE; the protein is encoded by the exons ATGGCAGCCGCTCTTGAAAATGGTGATTCGCAGAACAGCCTTCAGAGGAACTACCAGGTTGTTGTTGCTGCGACGCGTGACATGGGCATTGGGAAGGATGGAGTCTTGCCATGGAGGCTTCCTGGCGACCTTAAGTTCTTCAAGGAGCTTACGTTGACTACGGCTGACCCTGCAAAGAAGAACGCGGTCATAATGGGACGGAAAACCTGGGAGAGCATACCCCTTGAAGCAAGGCCTTTACCTGGTCGTCTGAATGTCATATTGACTCGGTCTGGTAGTTTTGATTTTGCAACTGCCGAGAATGTTGTTATCTGTGGAAGCATGAACTCTGCCTTGGAACTTCTAGCGTCCACTCCCTATTGCTTGTCGATTGAGAAGGTTTTCTTGATAGGGGGTGGGCAGATACTGAG GGATTCGCTTAATGGACCTGCATGTGAGGCTATCCATCTAACTGACATTCAGTCAAACATTGAGTGCGACACCTTCATTCCTCCAGTTGACTTCTCGGTGTTCCAGCCATGGTGTTCATCTTTTCCAGTGGTTGAGAGCAACATTAGGCATTCTTTTGTGACCTATGTTCGTGTGAGAAAATCAGTTTTGGAATCTCATGACTCGATTGGCAAGGAATCAACTGAGAATGATATCAAGAGTAGCAAGTTTGAAATCGAGAACTTCTCTTTTCTCCCTAAGATGATATTCGAGCGCCATGAAGAGTATTACTACCTCAACCTTGTCGAGGATATTATGAGGCGTGGTGCTCAGAAAGGTGACAGGACTGGAACAGGGACGTTGTCTAAATTTGGTTGTCAG ATGCGCTTTAACCTAAGGAAGAGCTTCCCCTTGCTGACAACTAAG AGGGTGTTTTGGCGTGGTGTTCTTGAAGAACTACTGTGGTTCATCAGTGGCTCGACAAATGCAAAG GTTCTGCAGGAAAAGGGTATTCATATATGGGATGGCAATGCGTCAAGAGAATATCTTGACAG TGTCGGCTTAGCAAATAGGGAGGAAGGTGATTTAGGCCCTGTTTATGGATTTCAATGGCGACACTTTGGTGCTGAGTAA